The DNA sequence CGTCCTGGATCGATAGACTCGAGTATCGATCCCATCGATACTGTCCATTTTGGGATTGACTCTTCTGGATCGATCCTCGATCCCAATGATCCTGTTCTGATTGGTCCTTGACCCTGCACTAATGATTGGTCCGTGGTGCGCCTGCGACCCACTGAGTGTCAAGCCGTGACACTACTTAGATATTCTCCAACATGAAGGAAGTTGGATACTAATGCACAGTGAAAGCTACAGGTATCACATACAAGCCATCGAATGGAGCAAGCAATGTAGAATCATGTTTCGTTCCTAATGACTAGCTAGTTAACCCCTACCGGAAAGCAAACTCAGATCCCAGCCACAGTCCATCTTGACCATCCACACGAGCGGGAATCTGTCGGTTGTGGAACCTGGAATCGACGTGCCAGAAGCATAACCTCGACGACCGAGTTGCTGGGCTCCCGGTACAGCACAGTGAACATGACCATAGTGAGTATGTAGGAGATTACTTTGTCTTGACCGGCGGCCTCTCCGCGCCAACGTTGGGCTTTTTGGACTCAATGCTGCCATAAGGCTTCTTGGGCTCAGACACTTTGAGAATATGTTGATGCATGGGTTGGTATATAAGACAGGTGAGTTTCTTTGCGGGTGTCAGCAAGACCGGTGGCTGGTACTGGGATAATGGATCAGTGTTGACGTACAGGTTTGAAACCTAGGTGACTGGTTGATAATAGTTGTAAACTTTCTATGTGTGGGTAATGTTGACTGAGTCAGTTCGGGAGGTCTAAGAGGGTGGACAAGGGTGTATTATAGCCTCCCCTGAGCACCTTGATGACCTTCCTGTTAATGTGAACGGAAAATGCTGAGCTATGGTGCGAGCTTAATACATGTTGGCTTTAGACTGAGCATCGATTTGTTTTATGATGGCCCCATAATCCGCGAACACCCGCACTGTGATTTTCAGCCTGAGTCGGTCGGTGGCTATCGATACCTCCTCGAGAAAGCCGAAAAGATGACGATATTCTGGCTATATGTGATGGGATAAGATCGTGATACTAACAAGGAAGTCCTGCGCcaattcttcttctggtgAGTGATAGTGAATGATACAACTGTCACAAAATTGGCGAGGTCAGCCACGCTGGCAATATAAACAAGTCATCGAGCAAGCGGCCTCGATATATATTTGCAATTGAAACTGGGGATCCCATTGCACGCCTGATGACCCCGCGTGGCATTGCGTAAGgtatctacctacctgcctagGCATCCAAGGCAGTCCCTCTGCAAGGTAGACATGGAGCAGGCACACCCCGCCTTGAGCCGGTGCCTCGTGTAGGTAGTTCGGAGAAGAGCTTTCTGCACCCGTGACAATTCACGTGCACCAATTACACCCTGTCGGGGAGGTACCACGTCCATGCACCGCCTCAGTTCCGAGCTGAACCCAACCGCCCAACTAAAACACGACTGCTCAACTACCTAAGGTCGCATCGCTTTTTTGCCCATTGACCTGACCACCCAGATGCTTTCTtatccatcaccatcgagtAGCTATTTCATCAAGTCAGActtcatccatctccatggcAGAGATTGCAGGGCTTGTTGTCGGCACGCTTGCCCTAGTTGGTGTCTTCAACGATTGCCTGGAGATGATGTCCAACATATCCGCGCTTCGCTCCATGAAAAATGATGGAAaactcctcaacaccaagctcgaTCTTGAAAAGACATTGTTGCTATAATGGGCTAACAGGGTTCGAGTGCTCCGGCCAGATTGTGACCCACGACTGAACAGGACCGAGACCAAGGAGACTGTTGGAAAGGTTCTCGAAGCAATGAGCTGCTTGTTCGAGACTTCTGAGGGGTTGAACTCACGATATGGCCTACGTGAAAAGCGGCCAGATTCAGGTTACCAGGCCCTTCCTCCAGCAAACGAGATAGGCGAGAGAAAACAACTAGCCTTTAGGCAAGCCTTCAACACGCTACGGACCGGACCAAAGAAAACTCGTAGCGACAAAGGCAGTAATGAAGCAGGAAAAGGTATCTCGGCATTATCAAAGTTGGTATGGGTGGCTGCTGACAAGGACAAATTCGGGAATTTGATCGATGACATCTCCTATTTCATTGCCAAGTTCAACGAACTCCTACCACCGACGCTCATTTTGCTTTCCAGCATGGCTCTTGAGGATATAAGCAGTAGCGGCATGACCACAGCGGCTATTGAGCGTGTGGCCCATCTCAAGTTACCCCACAGGGCAGTTCTTGAGGGCGAGTTGGTGGCTGCTGCGAAGGTTACAATGGTGACTGGAGACATCGCTTGGTCGAGTTGTTTCTCAAGCTGAGCGTGGACAAGGACAAACTCATGGATGAGACGCGAACAAATCAAAATCGGTGGTATGATATTTCGCTGCGCGAGGCGCTTGTGGATGCTCATGCAGATGAAGAGTTGAAGCAGTGGCAGTGGGACATATTAAGCCGGTTGTTCGGGTCGAAGATGGGTTCTGACAACCCTGATCCCCCAGGAATTCTTCCGACCTCAGAGCTGGAGTAGGATGTGAAGGACCTGATAAGCTAGGTACCTGTCTTCAGTAAACAGCAATCACATTTGCCAGGAGTGTCGGTGTCCAGCAACACCAGTGAGGAATTACGAGTGGCTAAAGGGCCCATTCACGAGAACCAGGACTTGAGTGAACTCGgttgggagaggttgagagaCCGCAAAGATGTGACGGCTGACAAAGACATAATGGATGGCTAGCCATATAAACGGTGGACGCTGAGGTAATGAGCTAGAATATACTTGGTCTCATTTCAACTTATGGTTCTGCAGTTTGTCAATTTTGAGGTCTTGCCAAAGAGACCTTTACTATTCACGTACACCTAATCGAGCGATCTCGTATTGCGACTGAGTTGAATCCTTCGATGCAACCCAAGCGAATCACAGCATCTTTACCTACCTGAGCTGAGCTTCAATGACGTCGTTGTCGAGGCAAGTCCGATCAAACCAATAATGTGCGTAGTGTTGGCGATAGTTTTGAAGACCGCCCCGAGGcaagcaaaaagagaaagattCTATGATTGGACCGTGGTCTTCTGTTCAGCGGCACGGGTAGCAGATGCCGTGTGAGTGTGTGAAGTTCACGCTATTCGCAGGCCAGGGCGGGCAGGGGGCCGCGCGGCCTTTTCTCTCAAGGTGCGCAACACGAAGATTTTTGGCTTATAGTGAGTTCAGAAGGGGGATAGTATACCACAAAACCGTGCATGAAGGCCTGAGTCATCACAATGCGACCTGAATTTCCTGGAGAATGCAGAATGAAGTGGGATCATGAGGAGCCAAGCAAGAAAGTGGCCTCTGTTTTGATGCCAAGAACTGCGCCCCTTGTTCCAATTTCCAGCTCCACACACAAGGACCACACAGATCTGGAACCCCAGAATCGCTGCCTGCTTGGACGAGTGGATTCCAAGAGGTTGGAAATATTCTCTTCAAAACAACGCTGTCGCCTCGAACTTTCAGTTCTCTGAATTTTTCTTCGACGATCACTCGTTTTCTGTCACTCGCTTGCATATCATTCGCTTTAAACACTTCCCCATGAAGCAAGGGGCTTTGTCACTGGCCGTCCTGTCGGGCGCTGTCAGCACCGCGTGGGCAGCTCTGAATGTGGATTTTGGATCTACAGGTACGTCGCCGCCCCTGTATCGGCAAGCCCAAAGCTCCACAACACCAACTTACGACTCGCCGTACTAGATTCGATCAAAGCTGCAGCCAAAGATGTGGCTTTCGACGCCCTGTCGTACTACAAGGGAAACGAGTCAGGCGAGATTCCCGGGCTGCTTGGAGATGAACCATTTCTGGGTGGGAAATACTACTGGTGGTCCGGCTCAGTTCAGTGGTCAACCTTGATCGACTACTGGTATTATACCGGGGATGATTCGTACAACAGCGTCGTTTCCCAGGGTCTGCTCCACCAGCGCGGACCTAACAATGACTTCATGCCTCCCAATGCCActgcctccctctccaatGACGATCAAGGCTTTTGGGGCATTGCGGCCATGCAGGCGGCCGAGTTGGACTTTCCAGCTTCTTCAATCGATTGGGCCAACTTGTCTCGCAACGTTTGGACTACCCAAGTCCGGCGCTTTCagcaggaagaaaaggatgaAACCTGCGATGGTGGTCTGCGCTGGCAAATCCTGCCAACCAATGTTGGATTTGACTACAAGAACACCATCAGCAATGCCGCGTTCATCAACCTCGGAGCCCGCCTGGGTCGCTGGACTGGCAATGCCACTTATGTTGAGTGGGCTGATCGCGCGTGGACCTGGTTGACCGACATTGGGTTCTTGACGGAAGACTTCAGCGCCTACGATGGCGCCCATGTCGGGGCCAACTGCACTGATATCAACAAGGCGGAGTTCTCTTACAGTGctggtcttcttcttcaaagtGCCGCGTTCCTTTATAACCAGGTATGGAAACTATTTCCTGGTGTGTCCGGCATGTACTTACTGACACTTTTGTTTCGATAGACCACGGGCGATGACCAGAAGCGCTGGCGCGATCGAGTCACCGGTCTTACCAAGACGATCCTCGACAAGTTCTTTGAGGAGGGCTATCATTACGAAATCGCTTGCGAAGGTCGTGATGACGCTTGCACCCCCGACATGCTCTTCTTCAAGGGCATGGTCACTCGCAACCTTGCATCAACGGTTCAGCTCGCTCCCTTCACCAAAGACGCCATCTCCAAGGTTCTCAAGACCAACGCCGAGGCCGCAGTCAAGACTTGCACCGGTGGTGACAACAACCGCCAGTGCAGCTTCAGCTGGGCCAAGGGCAAGTTCGACAACGAGACTGACATTCCTAGCCAGTTGAACACGCTGTCTGCTTTGACTGTGCTGCTGCAGGATGAGGTCTCCCAGAAGGGCATTGCCACCAATGCCACTTCCAACCCCGACGGCGGCTCTGATGGAGGAAACGGTTCTGGCTCTAACGGCAATGGCAACGGTAACGGCAACGGACAGGGACAGAACGGCAATGGCAATGGaaatggtgatggtggttcCGCCGGTACTACGACTCGTGTGACCGTCGGTGTGCTGGTTGCTGGCTTGTTTGCTGCCCTGTTGTAAGCTGATGCGGCTCAGCCGATGTGTTGGACTCGGAAAATCTAAAGCCTTGAAAAGAATTGAAGCCTGCACCAGGCACTTTGGATAATGTTGTCAGGTTGTTTCGCGCTGATCGTTAATGGCTCCAATGATGTTGACCAAAAACATGTCCTGTCCAAGGTGCGCTGTACCCCGCAAAGAAGCTGCAGAATTAAAATTTGACCTGCTTGATGACCGTTCACTATCAACAGCAGGAAGAAATGCCACCCAGGTCGTTTCATTGTATGTTTTGTTCCACCAAATCATTGCTGTCGTCAACTGAACACGCCAGCCAAGAATCCAAGACCGCCTCTCAGCTTGGCCGCGGCTACTCCCGACGACATGCCTTGGCACAACACATCTGGGGATGTGCCAAAAGGTGGGAGTTGAAGCACATTTAAGCACCCGATGGCCCGATCAATTCCCCGGATTTTTGAAAGTCAATTGCCGATGACGTTGACAGAATTTTCACCCCAATCGCCGCAATGCGACGCTGTCCCCGGCTGGCGCTGTTAAACAGTGGCGGAAATCTACCGATCTTTTCAACGCTCAGGGACGGCTTACACATGAGTTGCCTAAAATGGTCACCAGTCGCCCACGATTTGCGGGGGAGTGGGTCACCCTCCAGTTCACAAAACAAGATGTTCGCAGACGGACACCTCCTATCGGCCCTACCGGCAATGCTTCTCAGGGACTTTTCTCAACGGCTAGCTCACCGCAACCTTGAACCAGCTGGCCGACAGGGTCCTCGCCCCGCCGGCTATCAACCGGTGTCGGTCCCTGGCGTTGAACGAATGATCACTTCGGGTTTTTGACCCGGTGTCCAAATGACGAGCGCCTCGGTTGCCACCTACCTCGCTGATATCAGAGATTAAATATACGACATCAGCGCGGGTTGTCCCTCAAACCCCGCAGCGGTTCGACATTCCGGTTCAACCTTGTCTTACCGGTCCCTCATTGTTATCTCTGCaacccttcctcccttcTTCGGTCGCCCTTCTTTTCTGTCGCAAATCTGGACGGCAAGACATCGCGGCCCGGGACGACAGCTGCCTCTGTTTGGCAGCAACGCAAAATGGCCGACGAATGGAAACCCGCGGGTCCGCCATTAAGATCCCAATCACCGCGCCCAATAATGGATAGCaaatcaccaccctcaccacccccttccgaCAAGGTctcctcgccatcaccaccccataCCATGACCCCCGAACGGCGCACCATCGTGGAGAAATCCCTCAAGCGCAAACTCGACACCCGCTGCTCCCTGTTCGTCCTGATCTACATCATGAACTACCTCGACAGGAACAACATTGCTGCCGCCCGCCTCCGCGGCCTCCAAGACGATCTGTCACTCGACGACCAGCAGTACGCTACTTGCCTCAGTATTCTCTACGTGGGGTATATCCTCATGCAGATACCCTccaacatcgtcatcaatCTCATTTCTCGACCATCACTCTACATCGCCGTTGTGATGCTCGTCTGGGGCTTGATCTCGACATTGACAGGTATAGTCACTAACTTCTCTGGCATGGTCGGGACGAGATTCCTGCTGGGATTTGTGGAAGCGGCGTTTTTGCCGGGGGCGTTGTTGATTTTGAGTAAATGGTACACGAGAAAGGAATTGACGACGAGGAACGCCATTCTTTTCTGCGGCAATCTCATCAGTAACGCTTTCTCGGCATTGATTGCCGCCGGGGTGCTATCCAACATGCAAGGAGTCTTAGGGCACGCAGCATGGAGGTGGCTGTTCTGGATCGAAGGCGGGTTGACCATGGCTGTTGCCATCAGCGCGGCGTTTATCCTTCCTGATCTTCCGACAAACACTAGGGGTTttacggaggaggagctgtaTGTTGCGCAGCTGAGAATGACAGAAGatgttggcgaagaggacAAGGATGCAGAGGGGCAGAAAATCTTTGATGGATTTTTTatgatggtgagggattGGAAAGTTTACGTCATGATGCTGGCTTTTACGGCCTACACGGTCGGGTTGAGCTTTAATGCGTTTTTCCCGAGCTTGACACAGACATTGGGGTTTAGCTATGTGCCGACTCTGTTGATGAGCAGCCCGCCTTGGGCGTTTGCTTGTGCGGTTACGTTGGTGGTGTGTTGGCATTCGGATCGGACGCAAGAGAAGGTGAGTTTTTGATGTTTTAATATCCCCTGGTTTTTCAGGGACGGCTTACTGACGTGAGATAGTTCTGGCATATCACGCTACCCATGGTTGGTGGCCTTGTGGGCTTCCTCATTTGCATGGTCACGCTCAACACGGCAGCTCGATATGTCGCTTTGTTTCTCCAAGCATCTTCCTACGCCGGGTTCGTCGTGTTTTACTCGTGGATCTCGTCTTCTTTCCCACGACCACCTGCCAAACGCGCTGTGGCTCTCGCTGCTATCAACGCCTTCAGCCAGCTGGGCAATGTGGCTGGGATGTATGTCTGGGACTTGAAGGAGGATGGTTACAGGAAGAGTTATGGTATTGTCACGTCTATGTTTGGTGCTGCGATCTTCGGGTGTTGGGTGTTTAGAACTATCTTGGCGAGGTTGAACAGgcagatggagagggaggaggcgacgGCTGTTGCGGAGGGGAGAGTACCAGCTGGTGAgaagggtgagggtgtggtgACTGGCAGTGAGACGGAAgatggaggtgttgttggaccGAGGGTGGTAAGGCCGTTTAGGTATTTGCTGTGATTTTGGATGTGATACGATGGTTGTTTGGATACCGTTCGATCGCTTCTCGGATGTGGATTGATCATGATCGGGGCGAGGTTGGGAATATTGGATGTCGATGTCTTGGCAGTTGAAGTCATGGAGTGGGATATCAAATGGGCTATGGCGCAAGGCCTGATCTTTCGAGTGTTGCTGCATTCGAATTCGGGAATTTGTTGAATGAATTCGCCACCATTGAAGGCTGATCGTCTTTTTGCTTGCCGTTTGCTGTGCAGGAGGCCTTTCTGCCTTCTGTTCTGGGATTATTCTTCTTTCGAGAATCGGCAACAAAATGCCGTGCCGCAGCATCTTCATCCCACCGGTATGCCTGACATTTGGATGGAGGATTTATGAGCGTCATTATTCATATACAAAAGCTTCGAGAATGACGTTCTGAAGCCTTGGCAAGGTTACATTGTTGGGCAGATTTCAGGCTTTGTTCTGGTGTTGGTTCTTTGGGTTTCGCAGTGCACCAAGACAATAGTGGCACACAATGATTGGCTATAAGGTACGGATCTTCTTCCCAAGGTGACACTTCGAATGACAACACAGCCAAACCGGGCCACGGCAGTGCAAGGGGCGCAAAGGTGGATTTTGTATTGGCCAGCGATCACACccctgctcagcctccttcaCTTTGCCCCGAAGACCTGCGTGATGGACAGGGGTTCGACACAGCACATttgcggtggtgttggagctAAAAAGGACCCTGCcgccccatctcccccgccTTTTGGAGTCCTGGAGCTACCACTATTTACTATTTCGACATCTTTCATCTGGTGTACTGATACCATATTGGATTATTTACCAGCGGCCTAGCACaatcatctcatcaacatctGACGCACATCTGACACCATGTCGCTCCTCGAAAGGCGGGAAGGCCTCGCAGTCACTGCGGGCCTGACTGGCATCACCTTGACACCGCTGGTCggtgtgatggtgttgagcttCCGCCGTGTTATCCGTCACTCGCAAGCTATTAAAATCGCCAACTTGTTGTTCCGGATCGCGCTGCCAGTATACATCATGTATGTCCAGCCGCTTCTGTCATCTGTTGTCTGATTAGGTACTGACAGCAATCTGTTAATGCAGCGGCGTGATTCTCTACACATCCTACGCGGCCGTTATTGCAGCTGGAACAGCAACTTACCGTACCGAGCTTCTACTCGGGCTCATGTCGAGTCTCTTCTTGGCTTCTGGCGTTATTCTTCTCACAAGCTCGATATACCTCACCGCACTTGCCGCGCTCTACATCGGGATGGGTAGAACAAAATGGTGGTCTTGGCTGAGACTTGATACACTACTGGGCGCCGGTCTCTTGTTTATTCTGCTCATTGCCTATTGGGGCATGAATCTTTCAGACGTTGTCGAGGGCAGCTCGAGCACGTACCGGACATGGAGGATGCGGTGGCTGCTAGTTGTGATCGACTTGACGCTGTCGGTGATGTCTctcggtgttgttgggattGCGTTGTATGCGCTGCCGAAGTTGAAGAGGTTGAATCAGATCCCGCTTGGCAAGGTCGGTGCATTTTCACCCAAGTACGCTTTCATGCTGAAACTAACCCTATCATCAGATGCCAGTGTTGTTGGTAATTGCTGCTTTCCTCTGGGCTTTCACCGTGGTATACGGCTtagccaccaccatcaagagCATTACCGATGagtgggaagaagatgaaTGGGTTGCTAACCGTGTGATCTTCCCGCTGTTCGGTCCTTGGGTCACCAGTGCTGTTGTTTGCCTGCTGTACTTGATCCTTCACAGCCCGGTCTGGTCTGATCCGGCTGCCATCCCGGCTGATGGGAGACACGGCCCTACACAGCCATACTATGGGCCTCAGCAGGGGAATCCTCAGATGG is a window from the Podospora pseudocomata strain CBS 415.72m chromosome 6, whole genome shotgun sequence genome containing:
- a CDS encoding hypothetical protein (CAZy:GH76; EggNog:ENOG502QSWP; COG:M), with the protein product MKQGALSLAVLSGAVSTAWAALNVDFGSTDSIKAAAKDVAFDALSYYKGNESGEIPGLLGDEPFLGGKYYWWSGSVQWSTLIDYWYYTGDDSYNSVVSQGLLHQRGPNNDFMPPNATASLSNDDQGFWGIAAMQAAELDFPASSIDWANLSRNVWTTQVRRFQQEEKDETCDGGLRWQILPTNVGFDYKNTISNAAFINLGARLGRWTGNATYVEWADRAWTWLTDIGFLTEDFSAYDGAHVGANCTDINKAEFSYSAGLLLQSAAFLYNQTTGDDQKRWRDRVTGLTKTILDKFFEEGYHYEIACEGRDDACTPDMLFFKGMVTRNLASTVQLAPFTKDAISKVLKTNAEAAVKTCTGGDNNRQCSFSWAKGKFDNETDIPSQLNTLSALTVLLQDEVSQKGIATNATSNPDGGSDGGNGSGSNGNGNGNGNGQGQNGNGNGNGDGGSAGTTTRVTVGVLVAGLFAALL
- a CDS encoding hypothetical protein (EggNog:ENOG503P8T2); amino-acid sequence: MSLLERREGLAVTAGLTGITLTPLVGVMVLSFRRVIRHSQAIKIANLLFRIALPVYIIGVILYTSYAAVIAAGTATYRTELLLGLMSSLFLASGVILLTSSIYLTALAALYIGMGRTKWWSWLRLDTLLGAGLLFILLIAYWGMNLSDVVEGSSSTYRTWRMRWLLVVIDLTLSVMSLGVVGIALYALPKLKRLNQIPLGKMPVLLVIAAFLWAFTVVYGLATTIKSITDEWEEDEWVANRVIFPLFGPWVTSAVVCLLYLILHSPVWSDPAAIPADGRHGPTQPYYGPQQGNPQMGYQQQPYQPGYAPPHNPSGYPQQPQQYQQPQYPAQGYQHTQSPASSLPVYAHEADGNQNPYVTNVK
- a CDS encoding hypothetical protein (EggNog:ENOG503NU7U; COG:G) translates to MADEWKPAGPPLRSQSPRPIMDSKSPPSPPPSDKVSSPSPPHTMTPERRTIVEKSLKRKLDTRCSLFVLIYIMNYLDRNNIAAARLRGLQDDLSLDDQQYATCLSILYVGYILMQIPSNIVINLISRPSLYIAVVMLVWGLISTLTGIVTNFSGMVGTRFLLGFVEAAFLPGALLILSKWYTRKELTTRNAILFCGNLISNAFSALIAAGVLSNMQGVLGHAAWRWLFWIEGGLTMAVAISAAFILPDLPTNTRGFTEEELYVAQLRMTEDVGEEDKDAEGQKIFDGFFMMVRDWKVYVMMLAFTAYTVGLSFNAFFPSLTQTLGFSYVPTLLMSSPPWAFACAVTLVVCWHSDRTQEKFWHITLPMVGGLVGFLICMVTLNTAARYVALFLQASSYAGFVVFYSWISSSFPRPPAKRAVALAAINAFSQLGNVAGMYVWDLKEDGYRKSYGIVTSMFGAAIFGCWVFRTILARLNRQMEREEATAVAEGRVPAGEKGEGVVTGSETEDGGVVGPRVVRPFRYLL